The following coding sequences lie in one Chelmon rostratus isolate fCheRos1 chromosome 2, fCheRos1.pri, whole genome shotgun sequence genomic window:
- the pnp4a gene encoding purine nucleoside phosphorylase 4a produces the protein MHSKEQISHDEYQKTADWLMSQTKHRPQVAIICGSGLGMLADTLKCQDSFAYSDIPGFPQSTVQGHAGRLVFGELKGKTCVCMQGRFHMYEGHSLCKTTFPVRVFKLLGVETLIVTNAAGSLADGLQPGDIMIIKDHINFPGLVGLNPLSGPNDDKFGPRFPAMSGCYDKGLRCIAMEIAKQLGVASIMQEGVYATVGGPNFESIAEARLLHRLGVDAVGMSTAPEVVVATHCGLKVFGLSLITNKVVKSYEDTDSVNHEGVLEVGRLRSHTVQQLVTELISRMEINNNNNAV, from the exons ATGCACAGCAAAGAACAAATCAG TCATGACGAATACCAGAAGACAGCTGATTGGTTGATGTCTCAGACGAAGCACCGCCCCCAGGTGGCGATCATCTGCGGGTCCGGACTGGGCATGCTCGCTGACACCCTCAAGTGTCAGGACTCCTTTGCTTATTCTGACATACCGGGCTTCCCACAGAGCACAG tgcagGGTCATGCAGGTCGGCTGGTTTTCGGGGAGCTGAAGGGgaagacgtgtgtgtgcatgcagggcCGCTTCCACATGTATGAAGGACACTCACTCtgcaag ACAACATTTCCAGTCCGGGTCTTCAAGCTGTTGGGGGTGGAGACTCTGATCGTGACAAATGCTGCCGGCTCATTGGCTGACGGCCTCCAGCCTGGTGACATCATGATCATCAAAGACCACATCAACTTCCCCGGGCTGGTTGGTCTGAACCCGCTGAGCGGACCCAACGACGACAA GTTCGGGCCTCGTTTCCCAGCCATGTCAGGTTGCTATGACAAAGGCCTGCGTTGCATAGCGATGGAGATCGCCAAGCAGCTGGGCGTGGCCAGCATCATGCAGGAGGGCGTGTACGCCACGGTGGGTGGACCAAACTTCGAAAGCATCGCTGAGGCCAGATTACTGCATCGACTCGGGGTGGACGCTGTcg GTATGAGTACAGCTCCTGAGGTCGTCGTGGCGACTCACTGTGGTCTGAAAGTCTTCGGCCTCTCTCTGATCACCAACAAG GTGGTGAAGAGTTATGAGGACACAGACAGTGTGAACCATGAGGGCGTCCTGGAGGTCGGCCGGCTGCGCTCTcacactgtgcagcagctggtgaCTGAACTGATCAGCAGGATGGAGatcaataacaacaataatgctgtctga